The following DNA comes from Triplophysa dalaica isolate WHDGS20190420 chromosome 5, ASM1584641v1, whole genome shotgun sequence.
TCATCACAAAAATAACTCTGTCAGCCCCTTTTACAAACCAACCTATAATCAGAGTCTATACATTCATCtctaaaatggaaaaaacaataaataaactttgGTGGTTTAGCTGACTGTCCTGTATTacataaaaacagcaaacactTCTGACATTAAAACGTGTAACCTTTTTTCCTTTAAAGTGCACAATAACCGCAGCtctgaaaaaacacatacacacactaacAGAACACGCAAGTGTctatcacagacacacacacacacacacaaatagtgTCTACCAAAAAGACACCGTACTTCAAACTATTTGAagtataaacacacaattattgCTGAGGATATAAACTCACATTTCAAGCTGAAAACTGATGAAGACTTCAACAGACATAGATGACGTGTATAAGAGTGTCATTTCAACTTTCATTcaactgtgtgtgcatgtcagTTTAGGATGAGACTCACATCCAAATGCTCAACATTCGGCAGGACTCTTACACATCAAAGCTGTGAATTGTCTTTCCTATGAGAACATCACATCCAAAGTAAAGGAAATAATACTTAAAACAATTGTAACAGCTAAAACAAATacttgatatttaaaaaaaatcaaataagtaGCTGAATTGCACGATTATAACACTTTGAAAACAGAGGTCATTGTCAGGACACCCCTGATGAGGGGTAACAGCACCGCCGTGTGTTCATCACTTGCAGCGTCAAGTCAGGAAACCAAAACCAGAAGATTCACCATCAGGATTTGATCTTCCACAGCTGTGAAGGAATACAGAGAGTGAACAAATTTGCCAATACAAAAAGCAGATCTGCACAGAAACCATCAGCATCCAACAGCCCCGACCTTAAGATTGAAGCCCAGCAGGTCACTGATGACCCCTGACACGGCCGACAGAATGACCACCTGAGTGATGTTGTACAGAAGCGGGTTCATGGTGAGACCGTATAAACGAAACGGAGCGTCTAACTCCTGAAAGACACAGACGGGTAAACAGACTGTCACTCCCTCTTCTCTTGACCATCACTGATCAATAAAACTCTTTTCTTCAATAATAGGGTTCAGAAGTCTGATTTCATTCCTAAATGCAgaccgtctgtgtgtgtgtgtgtgtgtgtgtgtgtgtgtgtgaatacctTTAATAATTTGGTGGCCAGTTTGAGGACATTGTTGACCAACGTAAGTTCTTCTTTCTTATTTGGTTTCTTCTCCATCTTCAAGTACAAATTAATCTGAATGAAGTAGAAACACATCAATTTAGTATTCTGGGATTTTGTGTgagcatgagtgtgtgtgtgtctgtgtaccTGTTCTGTCAGTAGGATGGAGGTGTTGCTGTACTTCTTGCTGGTCTCTGAACCCAGCGTGACGAATCGCAGCAGATAAAGCGACAGAGACGTGCACCAGATCACCAGCTCCCAGTTATAATGAAACTCCAGGAAGGTCTCGTGCATGTGCAGCAGCTGCAGCACAAACACATGACGAACACTGCAGCACAATGAGGAGTCATGACACAAAAACACTTGACATCATCCAGAGACTGACCTGAGCGCAGCAGATGAAAACCACTGACAGAGTCAGAAGAAACGCAGAAGAAATGATCACGTCCACAGAACGCTGAGGACCACGCcgctgcgcacacacacaaatgttagTTTACACCGGAGATCATTTCTGAATGTCAGAAATATTTCAAGCACAATTTCTACCTTCAGGTAGGAACGCAGCGAGAGCCACATCTTGATGTTCTGAACCTTCTTCAAACGGAAATGAGGGACTTCAGATTTTCTGGCTCTTCGTGCTGATGTCAAATGACCGAACAGCTTTGCAAACAGAAGCCGCTGAAagaggcaaaaataaaaaaggcttgaaaacaaatacaaacaaatagcTTTACAGTAACACAACAGAAGCGTTGCGTGAGCCTTAGTTGAAGGTGGTCATTTGTGGTTTGTTGTACTTCAGCTGACTGGGAGATGGACATCTCTCACCTGCTTGTACGTTCTCTCTGCGACGCTGAGCAGAAAGAAGAAAAGCCAGATGAGACACACGCGCACGAGGAAGCTCACGGTCACCATGGCGACCACCAGGATGTCGGCCGAGGAGCCGAAAGCGACGGACACGAGTTCGCCGGGCGACAGGGATGCAAGCTGCTCTGGGTCTTTATACTGGAACAATCTAAAGGCGAACGGAGTTAAACCCAGAGCCACAGACACAAGGTTGCCCAATATCTGATAGCCGATCCCGGGCATGTACAGATTCAcctgtaaagcacacaggaaATGACATCTGACTGGATCAAGGTGAACAGCAGGTCTTTCTACAGAGAGAGTTTGTAGCGTTAAGACTCACCCTGTTCATAATCATACCGCTGATCTCCAGCACAGACATGTCGGCTTTCTTACACTCGTTTCCTTCCCACACGATGGCGCTGACACGCTCCAGTCCTGGGTTAGAACTGTGAAGCCATGGCGCGTGACCCTTCACCAGCAGAGAGACATAAATCACGTTTACAATGAAGGAATCAAGAGCAACAGCGCTTTTCCTGATATGTATTACAGCAAAGCAAATGTACACCAGGTGTGTCACTAACCTGATGAAACGGGTCGTCTCTGAACTCTTTCTTAGAGGAAGAACAGGCGGCCGAACCGTCGGCGTCCGTCTCGCTCGTGCAGGATGAGCGGCACTCGGCGCAGTGCAGGAAATCTTCCCACAGCACATCCTCCGTCTCCGAGCCGTGCCGCGCGCTCTCCGATTCCTGCGTCCGTGAACTCGAGCAGCGGGAACTGCAGCTTGTTCCTGATTTCATCGTCTCCTGAATAATGCGagataaatgaatgtgtgtttgtgtgtgtgtgtattttccaTGCACCTGCGAGGGTGTTTGTACCTCTGTAGggtaatgttttttatagtgatgtgtttttctgttgcGTAGTGTGCAGTCGCTTTTCTTGTGCTCTGCTCCCCTGCGCAGGGCGCTGTAGTTCTCTGGGTCTTCTTCACTGGACGCTTCATCGGACACGTTCTCTGCACCGCGCGTCTCCTCGGCCTCCTGCAGGCAACACAAGACAGAAATGCGCTTCAGTCACAGCCGTTGGCCCAAGCTCACGGACGCACGTGCATGCGAGACGATACCTTGCTGGCAGGTGTGGGGTGATTTCTGCTGTTCTGGGCGTTCCAACAGGTCTCTTCTCCATGCAGAAGGTCGCAGTGCGGCTGGTGAAACTGTAGCCCTTCCTCGCTGCTTTTACTGGTGAAACGTCCGTCCAGAGACACGTATCCGTTGTCGGTCTCCGTAGACTTATCGGTGGACTGCTTGGACTTTTTAGACCTACTGGAACGACAACTAGAGAACATGAGCAGAACAGCCTGAAAGGTTTCTGTTACCACCTCAGTGTGGGCTGAATCAGCCGTATATAAGGCCATGTTCAAACATGGAGCAAATGAATGAAACGGCTACAAAATCCCTTTTCCAGCGACAGACACACAGAACGAAAGGGAACCGTTGTGTCCGTCATTTATGCcagcaaatgtgtttttagcAAAGGGATGTTGCAGCCtgagagaagaaaatgaaagagacagaaataCACACCCCGCTTTAAAGATACCATGCCAGAAATCTCTGAAGAAAGAGCCGAGGCCGCGGGTGCCAGCAGAGACAGAGCTGTGCAGCGCCCCCTCCTGAGCGTTATCAGTAGTGCTAGAACCATCAGCTTCTCTATGAACCTCCAAATGAGCGGATTTCCTCAACTTCCTTCAGCGAGAAACATTAGAAGTGCAGAGCACTTAGAAAAGTCCAGAACATTGTCATATTTGGCTTCAGAGCTCCCAAAGTAAAGAAGCAAAGGCAAAAGCTTGAAAGATCCCATTAGAGCATCGATTTTACGAGTGGTTTACGATAAAGTTTGATGATTTCATGTGCAAAGACACGAATCTCACCTGCGCCTCTTGCCGCTGCCGCTGCCGCCGCCGCCGCCACTAGTGTTACTGCTGCTGGGGGTTTTGGGTGTGTGTGTAGAGACGATCTGACAGTGAACCGTTCCTAACAGCAGCATTAACCAGAAGCCACAGAACACTTCGGTGGCGGGAATAGCATGAGCGCTGGAAATGCTGATAAACAGCACGGCTGCAAGAGCTGCAACACGGAAAcgaccacaaacacacatcaaggAGAGAATACACTTCAAACACTCCGACTTgagtaagacacacacacacgtgccaACATGAACAGACTGAAACACGTCAAAGATtcaattaaacatgacatgccCTCACGACGGGGATAAACCCCACACAATGTGCTTTGTGTTGTACACTTCACTGCAATCTATTCACACACTCTCTGATGACATTCACTGATTCACATCAAAACAATCACTGAAATGTAAAGactacattttcttttgcagtTTGACGTGTTTTCTGCAAAGATACGGCATGTCTAACACGTTTTCTCACGCACACAGCTGCATCCACTGTCATGTGTCATGAACACACACTCACCTTGCAGCAGATAGAGAGACAGAAGCAGGTAAAAGATTCCTCTGGACGTCACCTGAATCCACCAGCGgaagaaaaaaggaaagaaaaccaCTCGGACGATGCCCTTCCGGGTCAGAGACGTCCACGGGCTCTCGGGCTTTGCCTTAGCAAAAGCCGACCCTGAAGAGAGAGTAAAAGCACAGTAGAGACATGAAGATCCCATCTAACACACAGAGCACACTCGATCCATCACACCAAAGATCTCAGATCATATGGGTTCAGgtgctgtgatgtcatcacttCTCACCTCTGACCAGATCCACATCGATCAGGTCCGGTTTCACATGACCCGTCTTCTTTGGTTTGTTTCTCAGACCCTACAGACAAAAGCACATCATGGAGAGCCTCAGATGTTAGTATGACAGAATAATGAAAAGCATGCGTGTTGAATTGATTAAATTTCAAATCAGAATAACCCTTGTACAACACGTCTGCAGTTGTTCTGTTTGACAGTGTTTCATGCCTTCAGGTGTCAGTGTGCATGACTTTATTTTCAGTTAGAAGAACCCCGCCTAGAGAACACTACAATGTAGTTTTTTCCATTTgtttgttcaaaatatattttagatatGTTGATTATAATAAATCTACAGACCGAATAGAGGTCATGTGTTTATGGGTATGACGTCCTCCTCtcatacatatatacagtatataaattaCACACATGAACATGCTGTGAACATTTATGATCAAGCTCATCACCAACTTCAATATGACACACCGCCAACACAAGCACTCATGTGAACAGATTCTCTCTCACTCGACCTGTCCATCAGTCATGTGAAGAACAGAGCACATAATGCTAATGTTTTCAGGTCACTGGCTCTCTGAGTGAGACCAATCAAGACAGATGAAGCGTGTTAGTGTTTAGTGTTAGTGCGTCATCCTTCATCAGAGGAGCAGCATGATGTCAATCTAAACATGCTGTCAAACAACaccgtacacacacacacacacacacacacacagctccaCCTGCAGACTGACAGCACCAGTGCTGTACTCACCCGTCTAATAAACTGCTTGTGACGAAGGTGATAGAGTGAGAAATGGTgaagacaaacagaaagaagAGATGTGAGAAGATAAGAGAATGAATGAAGAGTGATGGATTCTTTACCTTGATCTCTCGCTGCTCCACTGATTTCTCCCAAATCTGCTGATCATATGCACCAatctaacacacaaacacacatcaaaacTATCACGTATGCCCACCATGTCTTATAATTCATTACATACATGTCAACTGTCTGTTATGACTCTTTATGTACAGCCTGATACAGTTCCACCAAGACAgacggacacacagacagacgcatggacagagagacagatggaGAGACATGCATCATCTGCACTCAGTTGAATGATTTccacaaatgaaataaaagtgtcATTATCACGTCACATCTCTGTGGCAATGATTCTGCATATTTCAGTCACCCtcacactttcatttcaaaCTCTACTTGTTGTCATGAGAACACATCTTTAAGGTTTGTGTAGGTGGCGTCATTGGTCTGATTGTTGCAGGGGGTGATAAGTGCAGCATGGTGTCATTTACACACTGGAGGTGAAGACGCAGGACTGAAGTCACGCTGCAGTGGAAACAACTGAATAATTCATCTGTTTATTCTCATTAAACATACAGCAGGAGAACctgcacacgtgtgtgtgtgtgtgtgtgtgttgaagctTTACGTTGCTATGGCAACCATCCAgttacataaaaacaacaacctgTGCcgcagtgaacacacacacgcacgcacaataACCGAGTACCTTACACAGATGTTTTCATTGTAAACAAATGACATCACAACAGCAGCGCTGCAGAGGATCTGACAATGCCAACACAACGCACTGTTTCTGTCTGgaatgatgatgtgtgtgtttctaaatAAAGCTCACGTGTTTGACAGATCTGTAAGTAACGTCTGTTTcttgtaacacacacacagacagactcgTTTTGTGGTAGGCTGTGAGTATACACAACAAATTCCAATGCATCAATGTAAAGAAGAGTAGCTGAACATCTCATCATTTTAGATTTAGGAACAAAGAAACATTACAAATCAAGCCACACATCAGATGAATATTAAACAATGTCATGGTGCGTTTCTCATCGGGTTCACTAACTGATGCAAGAGAATTAAGCCGATACATTTAGTTCTGTTTTATTGCTTCTGGTACTGTTCTCTGTTCACACAATCCCACTATTCCTTATTCAAATGTGTATGGTTAATAAAAATCTCATTTATAACAAAACTAACCCTTTCCAGATTCAAGTGTCATGAGCATTTAGAAGAATAAAGAGAATCTGGAGTTGATAAGAGTTAGGTTGAATGACTAACAGCTTAAGATTCAGATGAGAGATCCGTCTGGATGTTGAGTAAGCACTGAGGTTAACATGTGTCgtctattttatgttctgtaaAGTCGGTACTGTAGAAATGCTGTCGTTCAGTGTCCACATTCACTAAACATCATTTCAGTTCTGACACAAGCCGAACTGAGTGACAGAAACAAATATGAGTGTaggacatcacacacacacaaatagcaGAACTCACCTTCCTCTGATACCACAGCACAGGATCACGCACTTTACACGCCATTTACATGTaacaggtcacacacacaccatcattttaagctgtgaatacggggggggagagagagagagagatcagtcAGGCAGACAGCAGTGTGACGCAGTATAGCTCTTCTTACCAGAAGCAAAGGTGTGTCTGAAAacaactaacacacacacacacaagttcgTTTTTGAGACTAAGGGTTAGACGTTTGTTGTTAACATTGATCTAATGGTATTTTATAACCCAAAacatgtctgcatttacacacacacacacacacacacagagcagcaGCTGTGTTTTAAATCAGTCCGTCACAGTGACATGAACACGCGTGACATTCATGGAGTTTATATCATATGTGTGAGTGTATGAAGAAACAATCATCAGCATGAAATCGTTATTCTTTTAGTTAatacatcaaacacacacatgtctgaCACGTTCAGACATTCTACACAACAAGAGCAGGCAAATGAcagcatttacatattttacatacaaACTCTCTCctccctacacacacacacaggattaGATGTATCTGTGATTTACGGGTGTGAAACTGGGCATGTGGGTGACCCGCCctgacacacacatcagagcGTCACTGTGTGGAAAATAATACCCACAAACAcaaatttgtcaaaaatgttCCAGAAAACTACAGCACACGCGAAAGAATAAGTTAGTTAAGTGACTCTCAACCTGCTCTACAAGTGACACACCCTTACATGACATCAGTATTGAGTAGTAAAAGTGTTTCCTGACAACCAGCCGTATACACAAACAACATACAGCCCAACTgcttaacacaacacacacagctgtGCAAGAGTGTTTCTCatgtagaagtatgtgtgtgtcattACAGCAAAATCAACCCCGTATACCAAAGattaacaaatacacacacacacacacacacacacaggcgtgAAGTGTTTCATTCagtaaaaacttaaaatgtataaatctgtGTTTACATACTGCAGAAAAATCTTTGCATTGAACTTGAAATGCACTGATGCATTTACaacctctgtctgtctgtctgtccgtccgtccgtccgccTGCCTGTCTGTCCGTCTATCTGCCTGTCAGTCTATATGTCTCTCTGTCCGTCTATCCGTCTGTCTGTtcgtctctctgtctgtccgtctgtctgccTGTCCGTCTATATGTCTCTCTGTCCGTCTATCCGTCTGTCTGTtcgtctctctgtctgtccgtctatcTGCCTGTCAGTCTATATGTCTCTCTGTCCGTCTATccgtctgtctgttcatctctctgtctgtccgtctgtctgccTGTCCGTCTATATGTCTCTCTGTCCGtctatccgtctgtctgtccgtctctctgtctgtccgtctctctgtctgtccgtctctctgtctgtccgtctctcTGTCTGCCTGTCCGTCTATATGTCTCTCTGTCCGtctatccgtctgtctgtccgtccgtctctctgtctgtccgtctctctgtctgtccgtctctctgtctgtccgtccgtctctctctctctctgtgtgtgtctgtctctctctctctctctctctctgtgtgtctgtctctctctctctctctctctctctctctcgctcgctctctctctctctctgtctgtctgtctgtctgtctatctgtctgtctgtatggctgtctgtctgtctgtctgtctgtcggtatctctctttgtctctctgtatgtctctctctctctctctctctctctctgtctgtctgtctgtctgtctatcagtctgtctgtctctcagtctgtctgtctgtctgtatctcggtctctctctttgtctctctgtctgtcttttctgaatgtctcactctctctctctctgtctgtctttctctcagtctgtctttctctcagtctgtctgtctgtatcttgGTCTCTCTCTTGGTCTGTCTGaatgtctcactctctctctgtctgtctgtctgtctgtctctctctcagtctgtctgtctgtctgtctgtatctcagtctctctctctctctgtctgtctgtctgaatgtctcactctctctctgtctgtctgtctgtctgtctgtctttctctctctctcagtctgtatctcggtctctctctttgtctctccgtctgtctgtctgatcaaACTGCTGATCTGTGCGCAGGACAGACTGTGACCTGGAGAAAAATAGCACAGTGAAGTTATTCCTGGAACAAACAACCAAAAATAGCCTTAAAAAGCTTCACAGATGAATGACTGTAGACACACATTTGGAAAATCACCGACATTTTCCTCAAGCCAAgcgaaaaatattttctcatgaAGAATAAGCAGCAAGACAGTTATCAAACAtgaatgtacaaaaacaaactgCATGACGGTAGATTGTTCACACACAAGGGTCATTATAACActcaaacacgcacacacacatctgagaTTAAATGAGATACTCGTCACATATGAATATGATTCTGCCTCTTTCAAACTATCATTTAcagcacaataaaacacatgtgtGATGATTCTGGATGTTTATTTACCTCAGTGAAGATCTTTAGTTCTTCATTAATCGACAGACTAAATCGTAATGTTCAGACGCTGAAAAACGCAAGGTTCTGTCTGTGATGCTTTTATATCTTTTTCGGTTAGAGATTGgtttatgtctctctctctctctctctctctctctctctttgtggtcgctttctttttgtctttctttcggTCTCTTTGCCGTTTTACGGACTGCTTGAAGATCCGCGTTACCGACACGCGATGAATAAACGCGCAGCTCAATTCACATTTACTTGTAAACACGACAATTTTACTGGCAGTATATGCGTGATAACGGTCTAAACGACACGTAAAGTACAACACATATAAAAGAAGAATGTTCAATGGGGATGAGATGCTTTAGATAATCATATGTATGTGATACAAAATGATTCATGTCTTCCTCTAGCGGTCCAACGATAGAAACGCCTCGGTGTGTCTAATCGTGTCTTACTTTACAGATGATAAAAAAAACGTCATAACTATTACAAATAGTCAAATGTGACTAGTTACAATAACTGATGATAATACAACattatgtgttttaaacagcTTTGACCTGTAGATCGACGTTTCCTTGGACGCAAATATTCATACACATCCGGTACAAACTGCTGAACCCGGAAGCAGAATTCGGTTTGAGTGACAGCTGCAGGAAACGCGCGACTGAAAGACTCTTTTCATTATACTCGATAAGAAAATCATGTAGTCATGACAGAGATTCTTATTGGACTGCGTGAGGTGAGAGTCGTGATGTTGATTTTCTGACGTGATATGTGCATTTAAATGGTGACACGCGAACGTCAGCAACACgccaaaaacatgatttctaacgtGACACGTTACGATTATCAGCGAAATGTGGTTTATTTTCTCAAGGTTTGATCGATGTGTCgttgtgttacagtgatttTATTCCTGATGTCTTTGGCTCAGCGCGTTCTTCTCACTTGGGTCTTCACGCTTATCTTCCTCATCCTCCTGGTTCTGAAGCTCGATGGGAAGGTGAAATGGAGCTGGTTCCTCATCTTTCTGCCCGTCTGGATCTTTGACAGTGTGCTGCTGCTGATGTTGGGTGTAAAAGTGGCCGGGCGTTGTCGGGCTGGTTATGACCCGAGACTCAAGGTCTGGTACCTGCTGGCTTTATTGCTGAAGGTCGGGTTTTGTTTGACTCTGTGCGCGCGACTCGACCAGCTGACTAACCTGCGGCTCGTGTTCATCTGTGTGCCTCTGTGGACGCTCCTCACGGGAGCCATGATTGAGCTCGGCTACAACATCCtgccacaacacacacactaaaacacGACACTTTACACACATAACATGAAAACTCAACCTAATGTCATTCCCACcacaaatgaatcattttatataaaaatgctgTTATGGTCTCAACATGTTAAAATTCAATTGTCACAATAATTCATCTCTAAAGTCGTCCAAATGacttaataaatgtattctgACGTTAAACAattatgtgtgtgagagaaaccCATTCATATCTTAGGCGTATCTATGGCAACCAACAGATGAGCACGGTAAATTCAAATATGGCGGCGGCAAGTTACGACGAAGTTTCCTTACTGTTGTTtgctaaataaagtaaaactgCATGAAATTGATCGTTTTCTTCATAAGACATTTGTAAGACTTATTTACTGTATTATGCAGGTCCGCTGTGTATTTAGTTTTTGGTAAAACTTAAGTGCCACTGGAGTTGTTAGTACGTGTACAAAGTAGTGGTAAAATAAATCTCGTGCCGTTAATAGTTGTCATTAACGTgtaagaaacacaaacattgtctcatttaatgaaaatgaaGTTTCATACTTGTACATTCAGTGCAGGAGATTAAATGTGACACTGTGTATGAACAGTTCTTTTCGTTCTTAATAATTCTCTTTAGTTCTACACAAGAATACCGTTCACAGTCACGTGACCACAAGCCAACAGACAGAACCTTTTATTAGCAGGTCCTTAGTTCAGTATAAATCACACTACACATTTcttttagaaaacaaatgttatgtacTCTACAGTGCTGACAAGGTCGAACAGAACCAAAGGATCCCTTGATATAAATAAACTCTATGGAAAAGCCTATAGAGTCTTTTAaaagaattctgtcatcttacaaaatatatatatatacatatatatgttcATGTCAGCTCTGACTAAAGCCTACAActgaaaatatattattcaaGGACCTGTTTGAGTTTGACAAATATTCTCAGTGTGCAGCCGAGCTGAAGTGCTTCCATATTTCACAGTTACGGACAGGCACTGAGTAACATGTTATGAGCTACATTTGCCATCTCGACAACCTGAAGCGGaggaagagacagagagagatggataAACAGATCTGACGTTCAGCACAGATTGATCTTTGAACTCATTGTGATGAAGGGATGATTCTTTCTCTGCTTATTTTTCAAAGggtttaaaaagaaaaccatCCAGTAGAAGGGAACAGGATTAAAAGAAacgccatttaaaaaaactgttctgtACAAATCAGTATAAAAAGTCTTTGTGTGGCTCATGCGCTTGAATGACCTTTGGGTGCAGAGAGTCTTGAGGTCGGTCCGGCCTCGGAGGGGGTGGAATCTGGGATGGGCTAAAGGGAGGAGTAGTCCAGCTGATTGACAGTCCAGAGCTCAGTTTTGAGCTGGGTTGGGTTTGTTTGGCAGAGTTATTAGAGTGTGTTGGCTTGATTGTGTTACCAAGGTAGGTTGGTTTGGTTGGGTTAGTTAAATGTGTTGGTTTGGTTGTGTTCctggggtgtgtttgtttggttgtGGTGGTCGTGTGTGTTGGTTTGGTTGTGGTGGTCGAGTGTGTTGGTTTGGTTGTGGTACTAAAGTGTGTCGGTTTGGTGGCGTTACTTAAGTGTGTCGGTTTGGTGGCGTTACTTAAGTGTGTCGGTTTGGTGGCGTTACTTAAGTGTGTCGGTTTGGTGGCGTTACTTAAGTGTGTCGGTTTGGTGGCGTTACTTAAGTGTGTCGGTTTGGTGGCGTTACTTAAGTGTGTCGGTTTGGTGGCGTTACTTAAGTGTGTCGGTTTGGTGGCGTTACTTAAGTGTGTCGGTTTGGTGGCGTTACTTAAGTGTGTCGGTTTGGTGGCGTTACTTAAGTGTGTCGGTTTGGTGGCGTTACTTAAGTGTGTCGGTTTGGTGGCGTTACTTAAGTGTGTCGGTTTGGTGGCGTTACTTAAGTGTGTCGGTTTCGTGGCGTTACTTAAGTGTGCCGGTTTGGTGGCGTTACTTAAGTGTGCCGGTTTGGTGGCGTTACTTAAGTGTGCCGGTTTCGTGGCGTTACTTAAGTGTGTCGGTTTGGTGGCATTACTAAAGTGTGTCGGTTTTGTTGTGTTACTAAGGTGTGTAGGTTTGGTGGTGTTACTCGAGTGTGTAGGTTTGGTGGTGTTACTCGAGTGTGTAGGCTTGGTTGCGTTACTGGAGTGTGTTGGTTTAGTGGCGTTACTGGAGTGTGTTGGTTTGGTTGTGTTACTGGAGTGTGTGGGTTTGGTTGTGTTACTGGAGTGTGTGGGTTTGGTTGTGTTACTGGAGTGTGTGGGTTTGGTTGTGTTACTGGAGTGTGTGGGTTTGGTTGTGTTACTGGAGTGTGTGGGTTTGGTTGTGTTACTGGAGTGTGTTGGTTTGGCTGTGTTTCTAGAGTCTGTTGGTTTGGTTGGTGTTGAGGGGGTGTGTCCTGGTTTGGGGGCGGAGGAGGAAGAATGGAAATATTTGGATGAAGAGGCATGTGCGTGTTTGGTTGGTGcggatgtgtgcgtgtgttttgaTGTGCATGGACTGGCCACAGAGCTGTGAGAAGCATTGAGCGGAGCACTCAAGTGATATGAGGGAGTGCTCGGACATTCTGACACACGCAGCACTTTGGACTGTCCATCAGACGAGATGGTAGGAGGCGGGGTCACAGGTGTACATTTGGGAAATCTCTCAGCTGTCGGCTCCAC
Coding sequences within:
- the LOC130420971 gene encoding transmembrane protein 60-like, with product MSLAQRVLLTWVFTLIFLILLVLKLDGKVKWSWFLIFLPVWIFDSVLLLMLGVKVAGRCRAGYDPRLKVWYLLALLLKVGFCLTLCARLDQLTNLRLVFICVPLWTLLTGAMIELGYNILPQHTH